The Streptomyces tendae DNA segment CTGGCCGGACTCGCCGTCCCCGCCCTGACCCCCGCCACCGCCGGCGCCTCGGCCCCCGCTCCGGAGGCCCCGGCCGCCCAGGCGCACGCCGCCGTGGTGGCCGACTACTACGAGCGCGCCGAGGGCAAGACCGGTGACGACCTCAGGGACGCCCTGAACACGATCGTCAGCGACCAGACGAAGCTGTCGTACTCGGCCGTCTGGGACGCCCTCAAGGACACCGACGAGGACCCGGCGAACAGCGGCAACGTGGTCCTGCTGTACTCGGGCGTCTCCCGCAGCAAGAGCCTCAACGGCGGCGACACCGGCGACTGGAACCGCGAGCACGTCTGGGCCAAGTCCCACGGCGACTTCGGCACCTCCACCGGCCCCGGCACCGACATCCACCACCTGCGCCCGGCGGACGTCCAGGTCAACAGCGTCCGGGGCAACAAGGACTTCGACAACGGCGGCAGCGCCGTCGCGAACGGCGGCGGCAGCCTGACCGACTCCGACTCCTTCGAGCCGCGCGACGCCGTCAAGGGCGACGTGGCCCGCATGATCTTCTACATGGCGGTCCGCTACGAGGGCACCGACGGCTGGCCCGACCTGGAGCCCAACGGCAGTGTGAACAACGGCAGCGCGCCGTACATCGGCAAGCTCGACGTGCTCAAGGCCTGGAACGAGCAGGACCCGCCGGACGCCTTCGAGCAGCGCCGCAACGACGTCATACACGAGTCGTACCAGCACAACCGCAACCCGTTCATCGACCACCCGGAGTGGGTCGAGTCGATCTGGTAGGCGTCCTCATGGGCGATGACGTGGTCGATCAGATGCATGGGCAGCTGGAAGAGCGGCCGGCCGAGTGATCAACATGTGAGGAACACGGTGTCACCCCTGCCCGGACGGCCCCTCCGCGCCGACCTCGGCGTACCAGGCCCGGGCCGCGACCGTCTCGGGGTGGTCCTCGCCCAGGATCGCGGCCCGCTGTTCGGCCACCTCGTGCGCGCTCGCGGCGGCTTCGACCCGCTTGCCCTGCGCGTACTGGGCGCGGCTGAGCTGGATGAGCACGCCGAGGACCAGCGGATGGTCGTCCCCGTAGCCGGCCCGCTGCCCGGCGAGAACCCGGCGGAAGAGGTCCTCCGCCTCGGCGCCCCGGCCGGCGCGCAGCAGCCCCCGCGCCCATGCGTCGCGTGCCCACACGGTCACCAGGTGCTCGGTGCCGAGATGGTGCCCGCAGTCGGCCACCAGTTCCTCGGCGGTCGGCAGGTAGTGGTCGAACTCGTCCTGTGCGAGTCGTAGTTCCAGCATCTCGCAGCGGGTCTTGAGGGTGGCGACGTGGTCGTCACCGAGTGCGTCGCGACGGCCGTCCAGCACCGCCTCCAAGAGCGTCCGGGCCTCGTCCAGGTCGCCAAGGCGGTGCAGCACCCGCTGCAGCTCGTAAGCCGCGTCCAGCGTGCGCGGGTCCTGGGGTCCGAGCGTGCGCAGCGCATCCCGGTGCACCGGCCGCAGCAGGTCGGCGGCTTCGGCGTACCGGCCGAGCCGGAACAGGATGGGCCCCTGGCCGGACCGCGCCTCGATGGTCGCCGGGTCCTCGTCCCCCAGATGCTCCGCGGCGGTCCTCGCGGCCGTGGCGGCCAGGGACAGCGCGGCGGTCCAGTCCCCCGCCTCGTACACCAGCCGTGCGACGCGCGTCGCGGTCCGTACGGACTCCGCCGTCACCAGGCCGTAGCGGCGGGACCGGTGCAGCAGGCCGGTCACATGCGGTGCCAGGAGCCGCACCTGGGAACGTCCGCGCGGGGACGCGGCGCCCTCCGGCGGCAGCGCCGCCCGCAGCAGCCGGAGGGCCATGCCCGCCAGGAGTACGCGCTGTGCGTCGGACACGCCCGCGGCGACGCTGTCGAGCAGAACCCCGTGGGCCTTCACGCAGCGATGCCCGTCCGTCTCGACCAGCTCCGCCAGCGAGTGGTCCAGGAGCGCGCGCAGGGCCGGCTCGACG contains these protein-coding regions:
- a CDS encoding endonuclease I family protein, which gives rise to MPAVRIRRRRAVALASAAVLAGLAVPALTPATAGASAPAPEAPAAQAHAAVVADYYERAEGKTGDDLRDALNTIVSDQTKLSYSAVWDALKDTDEDPANSGNVVLLYSGVSRSKSLNGGDTGDWNREHVWAKSHGDFGTSTGPGTDIHHLRPADVQVNSVRGNKDFDNGGSAVANGGGSLTDSDSFEPRDAVKGDVARMIFYMAVRYEGTDGWPDLEPNGSVNNGSAPYIGKLDVLKAWNEQDPPDAFEQRRNDVIHESYQHNRNPFIDHPEWVESIW